The following proteins come from a genomic window of Streptomyces sp. NBC_00539:
- a CDS encoding ATP-binding cassette domain-containing protein codes for MVHVSAAPVLALRGVSKRFGAVQALTDVELEIHSGEVVALVGDNGAGKSTLVKTIAGVHPIDDGVIEWEGRPVSISKPHDAQNLGIATVYQDLALCDNIDVVGNLFLGRELKRRGILDEVEMERRARELLTTLSIRIPSVRIPIASLSGGQRQTVAIARSMLGEPKLVILDEPTAALGVEQTAQVLDLVERLRERGHAVILISHNMADVKAVADKVAVLRLGRNNGVFSVADTSQEEIISAITGATDNAVTRRAARTGEARK; via the coding sequence ATGGTTCATGTGTCCGCTGCGCCCGTGCTGGCGTTGCGAGGGGTCTCGAAGCGGTTCGGCGCCGTCCAGGCCCTGACCGACGTAGAACTCGAGATCCACTCCGGTGAGGTGGTCGCCCTCGTCGGTGACAACGGCGCCGGCAAGTCCACGCTGGTCAAGACGATCGCCGGCGTGCACCCGATCGATGACGGAGTCATCGAGTGGGAGGGCCGCCCGGTCTCCATCAGCAAGCCCCACGACGCCCAGAACCTGGGCATCGCGACGGTCTACCAGGACCTCGCGCTGTGCGACAACATCGACGTCGTCGGCAACCTCTTCCTCGGCCGCGAGCTCAAGCGCCGCGGCATCCTCGACGAGGTGGAGATGGAGCGCCGCGCCCGCGAGCTCCTGACCACCCTGTCCATCCGGATCCCCAGTGTCCGGATCCCCATCGCCTCGCTGTCCGGCGGTCAGCGCCAGACCGTGGCGATCGCCCGTTCGATGCTCGGCGAGCCCAAGCTCGTCATCCTCGACGAGCCGACGGCGGCCCTCGGCGTCGAGCAGACCGCCCAGGTCCTCGACCTGGTGGAGCGGCTGCGCGAGCGCGGCCACGCCGTCATCCTCATCAGCCACAACATGGCCGATGTGAAGGCCGTCGCCGACAAGGTGGCGGTGCTGCGGCTGGGCCGCAACAACGGCGTCTTCAGCGTCGCCGACACCTCGCAGGAAGAGATCATCTCCGCCATCACCGGGGCCACGGACAACGC
- a CDS encoding sugar ABC transporter substrate-binding protein, translated as MNTRMRRAAVAVAAGAMAVSLAACGSAKESGDKTKESGAAKGDAITVGLLLPENQTARYEKFDKPLIEKKVADLTGGKAKVVYANAKQDATTQNSQVDTMITNKVDVLIVDAVDAKAIAGSVKKAKDAGIPVVAYDRLAEGPIDAYTSFDNEEVGKVQGKALLDALGDKAKDGQIVMMNGSVTDPNAALFKKGAHSVLDGKVNIGKEYDTKEWKPENANTNMAGALSALGKDKVIGVYSANDGMAGGIITALKAAGLSPLPPVTGQDAELAGVQRIVAGEQFMSVYKPYAPEASAAAEMAVALAKHEKIDGIVNQNVDSPTTKGVPSVLIPVVSLTKANIKDTVVKDGVYTADEICTDKYAAACAAVGLK; from the coding sequence ATGAACACTCGTATGCGCAGAGCCGCTGTTGCCGTGGCCGCCGGCGCGATGGCCGTTTCCCTCGCCGCATGTGGGAGCGCGAAGGAGTCCGGCGACAAGACGAAGGAGTCGGGCGCGGCCAAGGGCGACGCGATAACCGTCGGCCTGCTCCTTCCGGAGAACCAGACGGCCCGTTACGAGAAGTTCGACAAGCCGCTCATCGAGAAGAAGGTCGCCGACCTCACCGGCGGCAAGGCCAAGGTCGTCTACGCCAACGCCAAGCAGGACGCGACCACGCAGAACTCGCAGGTCGACACGATGATCACCAACAAGGTGGACGTCCTGATCGTCGACGCGGTCGACGCCAAGGCCATCGCCGGCTCGGTCAAGAAGGCCAAGGACGCCGGCATCCCGGTCGTCGCCTACGACCGCCTCGCCGAAGGCCCGATCGACGCCTACACCTCCTTCGACAACGAAGAGGTCGGCAAGGTCCAGGGCAAGGCGCTGCTCGACGCGCTGGGCGACAAGGCCAAGGACGGCCAGATCGTCATGATGAACGGCTCCGTCACCGACCCGAACGCCGCCCTGTTCAAGAAGGGCGCGCACTCCGTCCTCGACGGCAAGGTGAACATCGGCAAGGAGTACGACACCAAGGAGTGGAAGCCGGAGAACGCCAACACCAACATGGCGGGCGCGCTCTCGGCGCTCGGCAAGGACAAGGTGATCGGCGTCTACTCCGCCAACGACGGCATGGCCGGCGGCATCATCACCGCCCTCAAGGCGGCCGGCCTGTCCCCCCTGCCCCCCGTGACCGGCCAGGACGCGGAGCTCGCCGGTGTGCAGCGCATCGTGGCGGGTGAGCAGTTCATGAGCGTCTACAAGCCGTACGCGCCGGAGGCCTCGGCCGCCGCCGAGATGGCCGTCGCCCTCGCCAAGCACGAGAAGATCGACGGCATCGTCAACCAGAACGTCGACAGCCCGACCACCAAGGGCGTCCCGTCCGTGCTGATCCCGGTCGTCTCGCTCACCAAGGCCAACATCAAGGACACCGTCGTCAAGGACGGCGTCTACACGGCCGACGAGATCTGCACCGACAAGTACGCGGCCGCCTGCGCCGCCGTCGGCCTGAAGTAA
- a CDS encoding ROK family transcriptional regulator, which yields MQTPGSQSSLHRANLERVVRAVRLAGSLTQAEIARATGLSAATVSNIVRELKEGGTVEVTDTSAGGRRARSVSLSGDAGIVIGVDFGHTHLRVAVGNLAHQVLAEDSEPLDVDASWTEGFDRAEALVGRLIAGIGVGRDKVIGVGLGVPGPIDVESGTLGSTAILPGWAGINPRQELSSRLGVPVYVDNDANLGALGELVWGSGRGVKDLAYIKVASGVGSGLVINGQIYRGPGGTAGEIGHITLDESGPVCRCGNRGCLETFTAARYVLPLLQGSHGPELTMDRVVELAREGDPGCRRVITDVGRHIGSGVASLCNLLNPSRVVLGGSLAEAGELVLAPIRESVGRYAIPSAARQLSVLTGSLGGRAEVLGALALVLSEMGDSTLLAENGIGVRAPALMSSVR from the coding sequence GGAGATCGCCCGCGCCACCGGACTGTCGGCGGCCACGGTCTCCAACATCGTCCGCGAGCTCAAGGAAGGCGGGACCGTCGAGGTCACCGACACCTCGGCGGGCGGCCGAAGGGCCCGCAGCGTCTCGCTCAGCGGGGACGCGGGCATCGTGATCGGCGTGGACTTCGGCCACACCCACCTGCGGGTGGCCGTGGGCAACCTCGCCCACCAGGTGCTCGCCGAGGACTCCGAGCCGCTGGACGTGGACGCCTCCTGGACCGAGGGCTTCGACCGCGCGGAGGCGCTGGTCGGACGGCTGATCGCGGGCATCGGGGTGGGCCGCGACAAGGTCATCGGCGTCGGCCTCGGCGTCCCCGGCCCCATCGACGTCGAGTCCGGCACGCTCGGCTCCACCGCGATCCTGCCGGGCTGGGCCGGGATCAACCCGCGCCAGGAGCTGTCCAGCCGTTTGGGCGTGCCCGTGTACGTGGACAACGACGCGAACCTGGGCGCCCTCGGCGAGCTGGTCTGGGGCAGCGGCCGGGGGGTCAAGGACCTCGCCTACATCAAGGTCGCCAGCGGTGTCGGTTCCGGCCTGGTGATCAACGGTCAGATCTACCGGGGACCCGGGGGCACGGCGGGCGAGATCGGCCACATCACCCTCGACGAATCGGGTCCGGTCTGCCGTTGCGGCAACCGCGGCTGCCTGGAGACCTTCACCGCCGCTCGCTACGTCCTGCCCCTCCTCCAGGGCAGCCACGGACCGGAGTTGACGATGGATCGGGTCGTCGAGCTGGCCCGCGAGGGCGACCCCGGGTGCCGTCGCGTCATCACCGACGTCGGCCGTCACATCGGCAGCGGCGTGGCCAGCCTGTGCAACCTGCTGAACCCCAGCCGGGTGGTGCTCGGCGGGTCGCTCGCCGAAGCGGGTGAACTCGTCCTGGCCCCCATCCGTGAATCAGTGGGGAGGTACGCGATCCCCAGCGCGGCCCGCCAGCTGTCGGTGCTCACGGGCTCCCTGGGCGGTCGCGCGGAGGTGCTCGGCGCGCTGGCGCTGGTACTGAGCGAGATGGGCGATTCGACGCTTTTGGCGGAAAATGGAATCGGAGTACGGGCTCCCGCCCTGATGTCTTCAGTTAGATAA